GCCGCGTGCATCGATTCGAGCAAAGGGATATCGACGGTTTCAGGATAAATCCCGTTCATCGCCGACAAAGTGAGCCGCTTCCCGCGAAGAAGGTTCAGCACCTCTGTGAAGAAATATCTGTCCAGGTTGAGCATGTCATCCTCAAAGTCGATGGCCTCGATGCCCAGATCAATGCATTCGGTAAGTTCCTTTTCTATGCCGGCAAGCTTCCTTTTTCTGTAGGGGACAGGAGGTTTGCCACAGAAACTGCAGTTGAAGGGACACCCCCTGGACGTGAGGAAGAACGTGTATCTTCTCTTGTTGATTCTGTACTTCTGCGCAGGAATCCTCGATCTGTCGGGCAACAGGTCGATCTCTTCTTCTATGTTGATACCGGATATGCGAAAGTGGCCGTTCCTCCGAAAGCTCACGCCACTGATCGGATCGGATCGCAGATGATCCCCGTTGTGCAGTCTTTCCATGAGGCGTGCAAGCGGAGTCTCGCCCTCTCCCCGGATAACGTAATCGACGAATGAATGTGCCAGGAGGTGCGCCGGGAAAAGCGTGGCATGCGTCCCGCCCAGTATGGTGATGATGTTCCTGTCAACCTCTTTCGCAATCTTCGCCACCTCGAGCGCCTCCAGCGAGTAGGTGGTGTAGGAGGCCGAAATCCCGACAACCGACGGCGCCCCATCCTCGATGATCTTTCTGATCTCATCCTTCGTGGCGCCGAAGCGGTGGTATCTGCGAAAGAGTGAAAAGGGAGTCTCTGCTTCGACACGATAGAACGGGGCAAGATCCTCATACTCGCCCGGGAAGGCAAGCATGCGTCTTTTGCCCGTTCTCAAATCCGCGACCGACACATCGCAGCGGTCTCGTATCTTCGCTGCGAGGTAGAGCAGATTGAGGGGATAGGTCCTGATGGACGTATCGTAGAAATCTTCTACCGGAGGCTGGACAAGAAGTACTTTCACACGTGCACTGCACGCCTCAGGTCATCTTCAAAAGCCGCTTTGCATTTTTTGAGAAAATTTTGGCTTTGTCTTCCTCAGGCACGCTCATCTGCTCCACCGACTTGATAACGTCGTCGATTGCAACGTCAGGTTTGGCTCCGGGATACGGGTAGTCGGTGGCGAAGGTTATCTTCTCCGTACCGAAGAAAGCGTGCCCGCACATCAGCGCTGGCGTGTTTCCCGCAAGCACCGTATCCGTGTAGAAACGCTTGAAGTACTCAACCGAAGGTTTCATCAGCTTCGCCCCAGGAGGAGCCGGCTGCGGAATACGTCTGTAGAAGAAGGGAATCATCGCACCGCAGTGGTGGGCGATGAATGTTATATTCGGATACTTGTCCATGACACCGCTGAAGACAAGACGGGACATGGCAAGCGTCGTCTCGAAAGGCCACCCGAAGGTAGTCGAGAGGGCATACTTCGAGGTGTTCTCATCCACGTAGTCAGGAACAACCACATCCCTTGCCGGGTGGAGCCAGATCGGCAGATCATATTGAGCCATCTTTTCATACAAGGGCATGAACTCCGGCCGGTCGATCGGCTTGCCGTTGACAGAGCTGAATATCTGGATCCCCTTGCACTTCAGTTCCTTCATCGCCCTGTCTGTTTCACGGAGAGAGGCGTCAACGTTGTTCAACGGCAGGCTGGCCACAGCCGCGACAAAACGATCCGGATACTTTTCCACCAGCTCAGCCATGCCATCATTTGCCATACGGGCCAGTTCCACAGCGTCCGTGGGCGAGAGCGCATATTCCAGAGGCGGCGCACCTAACGTCAATACCTGCCGCATCCCGGGAAATTTGTCCATATCTTTAAACCTCATATCAAGGTCGAACAAGGCCGGCTTGTTCCTGTCCGCCTCAAGATAGTAACAGGGCTTCGATTTCTTAAAGAGCTCCTCCTTATACTTCTTGGGCAGTACATGGCAGAACATATCGATCTTCTCCTCGGAGCCCTCCTGAACCGGCCTCGTCCCTGATTGCGCGGATGCCGTGGCAGGAA
Above is a genomic segment from Syntrophorhabdales bacterium containing:
- a CDS encoding cobalamin-dependent protein (Presence of a B(12) (cobalamin)-binding domain implies dependence on cobalamin itself, in one of its several forms, or in some unusual lineages, dependence on a cobalamin-like analog.), producing the protein MKVLLVQPPVEDFYDTSIRTYPLNLLYLAAKIRDRCDVSVADLRTGKRRMLAFPGEYEDLAPFYRVEAETPFSLFRRYHRFGATKDEIRKIIEDGAPSVVGISASYTTYSLEALEVAKIAKEVDRNIITILGGTHATLFPAHLLAHSFVDYVIRGEGETPLARLMERLHNGDHLRSDPISGVSFRRNGHFRISGINIEEEIDLLPDRSRIPAQKYRINKRRYTFFLTSRGCPFNCSFCGKPPVPYRKRKLAGIEKELTECIDLGIEAIDFEDDMLNLDRYFFTEVLNLLRGKRLTLSAMNGIYPETVDIPLLESMHAAGFRRLNFSLVDVRESILKSQARTLPKAFLEMLPWLESSPFLVETHFIIGLPGQEPEDVIETLLFLMGKRLLLGPSVFYLAPGSDAFRDIVGDEWEPYIKLMRSSALFPANNLFTREITYTLMKLVRFINYMKQAIDLSSEHSDREGEAGYPRAGVSEIGRSGDVGALSDILKAPPETKAHDREIVRRLLVEKRFTCYDVREERFVDEPHDSALVKFFFEKARGLTIKGFKTDGSANVDV
- a CDS encoding amidohydrolase family protein is translated as MKKENKNKKPEGMDRRSFLKGMALGAGAALVLPATASAQSGTRPVQEGSEEKIDMFCHVLPKKYKEELFKKSKPCYYLEADRNKPALFDLDMRFKDMDKFPGMRQVLTLGAPPLEYALSPTDAVELARMANDGMAELVEKYPDRFVAAVASLPLNNVDASLRETDRAMKELKCKGIQIFSSVNGKPIDRPEFMPLYEKMAQYDLPIWLHPARDVVVPDYVDENTSKYALSTTFGWPFETTLAMSRLVFSGVMDKYPNITFIAHHCGAMIPFFYRRIPQPAPPGAKLMKPSVEYFKRFYTDTVLAGNTPALMCGHAFFGTEKITFATDYPYPGAKPDVAIDDVIKSVEQMSVPEEDKAKIFSKNAKRLLKMT